From the Tripterygium wilfordii isolate XIE 37 chromosome 6, ASM1340144v1, whole genome shotgun sequence genome, one window contains:
- the LOC120000985 gene encoding omega-hydroxypalmitate O-feruloyl transferase, translating to MILIPKDLRITIRSSCLVYPSLQLQEQLETNKSFFLSNIDQVVNFDVQTVHFFRAYGDGDGDGDSLFPLQVVAEKLKNALENVLVSYDFLGGRLTTNPLTGRLEIDCNRAGAGFVVANSDLSLDEIGDLVYPNPAFGQLAIQTLDSVDHHHKPLCIVQVTSFKCGGFVIGISNNHATFDGISFKAFLENLAALACGKPLAVTPCHDRHLLAARSPPRVTFPHPELVKLTTDTVHHHHQDQHQEDSSSSSSSSSSSSSNPPILLDTTLQTLDFHIFRLTSVDIAALKDKASRGGGMEARVSVFNAITAHVWRCKALSCDASNCNTNKNNLAVAVGADADRLSRVLFAVDVRPRLSPPLPPSYTGNAILTSHATATYRELEEGPLSRLVDMVKEGAKRMTNEYARSVIDWGEMNKGYPQGELLVSSWLKLGFAEVEYPWGRPTYCCPVVSPRKDLVLLFPDIDDKDGVNVLVSLPANQMDKFQTLFRMLL from the exons ATGATATTAATTCCCAAGGACCTTAGGATCACCATCCGAAGCAGTTGCTTGGTTTATCCATCCCTTCAGTTGCAAGAGCAATTAGAGACAAATAAATCTTTCTTCTTATCAaatatagaccaagttgtcaATTTTGATGTCCAAACAGTCCATTTCTTCAGAGCCTACGGAGACGGAGACGGAGACGGGGATAGCTTATTCCCTCTTCAAGTTGTAGCTGAGAAGCTCAAGAATGCACTTGAGAATGTCTTGGTTTCGTATGATTTCTTGGGTGGGAGACTGACCACCAACCCTCTGACGGGTCGTTTGGAGATTGACTGCAATAGAGCTGGAGCTGGGTTTGTGGTCGCCAATAGTGACCTCTCTTTGGATGAGATTGGAGACTTGGTTTACCCTAATCCCGCATTTGGACAACTGGCTATCCAGACTTTGGATAGCGTTGATCATCATCATAAACCATTGTGCATTGTACAA GTGACATCATTCAAGTGCGGTGGCTTTGTAATTGGAATATCCAACAACCACGCAACATTTGATGGCATAAGCTTCAAAGCTTTCTTGGAAAACCTAGCTGCCCTTGCCTGCGGCAAACCATTGGCAGTCACCCCCTGCCACGATCGCCATCTCCTAGCAGCTCGATCACCTCCACGCGTCACCTTCCCTCACCCTGAGCTTGTCAAACTCACCACCGATAccgttcatcatcatcatcaagatcAACATCAAGAGgactcttcctcctcctcctcctcctcctcatcatcatcatcaaaccctCCCATACTCCTCGACACAACCCTACAAACCCTAGACTTCCACATCTTCCGCCTAACCTCCGTTGACATTGCCGCCCTCAAGGACAAGGCAAGCCGAGGAGGAGGAATGGAAGCCCGCGTGTCAGTATTCAATGCCATCACAGCCCACGTTTGGCGGTGCAAGGCCTTATCTTGTGATGCAAGCAACTgtaatacaaataaaaataaccTAGCTGTAGCTGTAGGTGCAGATGCAGATAGGTTGTCAAGGGTGCTTTTTGCGGTGGATGTCCGGCCAAGATTGAGCCCTCCCTTGCCGCCATCTTACACAGGCAACGCCATTCTGACGTCTCACGCAACGGCGACATATAGGGAGCTAGAGGAAGGGCCGTTGTCAAGATTGGTGGATATGGTGAAGGAGGGTGCAAAGAGGATGACAAATGAGTATGCAAGATCAGTGATTGACTGGGGAGAGATGAACAAGGGGTATCCTCAGGGGGAGTTGTTGGTATCATCCTGGTTGAAGCTTGGTTTTGCCGAGGTGGAATATCCATGGGGGAGGCCCACATACTGCTGTCCCGTGGTTTCTCCAAGAAAGGACTTAGTCTTGCTATTCCCAGACATTGATGATAAGGATGGAGTCAATGTTTTGGTGTCTCTCCCTGCCAACCAAATGGACAAGTTTCAAACTCTCTTCCGCATGCTACTCTAG
- the LOC120000816 gene encoding INO80 complex subunit D-like: MADPEPKPMTIDGSDQDLALARSQYLTRYEVLTRRSRRVKQLARVYRDHYWSLMEKVKARYRDYYWVYGISPFKEDEKKTIALENATDGAGEKGRFGVGTGYVKGKCAVAGCKVKAMALTRFCHAHILSDSKQKLYTGCTYVIKSAHAGPILCGKPVLRSTIPVLCATHLQKSEKYLKQALKKQGLNVTSPSKLVPKFHVMVTEYVRQIQSKRRATKKASLAKTEIKEGKTN; encoded by the exons ATGGCTGATCCGGAACCTAAACCCATGACCATCGATGGCTCAGACCAGGACTTGGCCCTCGCGCGCTCCCAATACCTCACGCGATATGAGGTTCTGACTCGGCGATCCCGGCGAGTCAAGCAACTTGCCCGGGTCTACAGGGACCATTACTGGTCTCTAATGGAGAAGGTCAAGGCCAGGTACAGGGACTACTACTGGGTATACGGAATAAGTCCCTTCAAGGAGGACGAGAAGAAGACCATCGCCCTTGAGAACGCTACGGATGGAGCCGGAGAGAAAGGCCGGTTCGGGGTTGGGACTGGGTACGTTAAGGGGAAGTGTGCGGTGGCTGGTTGCAAGGTAAAGGCGATGGCTTTGACGAGGTTCTGTCATGCCCACATTCTGTCTGATTCTAAACAGAAGCTGTACACTGGGTGCACATATGTGATCAAGAG TGCACACGCAGGGCCAATTTTATGTGGGAAACCAGTATTGAGATCAACTATTCCTGTCCTATGTGCCACACATTTGCAGAAGTCTGAAAAATATCTCAAACAAGCTTTGAAAAAGCAAGGTCTTAATGTAACTTCTCCAAGTAAGCTTGTGCCCAAATTTCATGTGATGGTCACGGAATATGTCCGCCAAATCCAGAGCAAAAGAAGAGCCACTAAGAAGGCTTCTCTTGCTAAAACTGAGATCAAGGAGGGGAAAACTAATTAG